In Brevundimonas sp. SGAir0440, one DNA window encodes the following:
- a CDS encoding pitrilysin family protein, whose protein sequence is MRSARHLLLVAVSGLALTTGAFAAPALAQTAPPAAAAASQVAPSAPWAQAASDIPADPAVRYGLLPNGMRYALLHNATPPGQASFRLRIDAGSLMERDDQKGLAHFMEHMAFNGTKDVPENEMLRILERLGLAFGADTNAFTSFDQTAYMLELPNTKDETVDPSLHILREMMSAALMAPDAIDSERGVIVGEERTRDTPQLRVLKTQLGLLAPGQRLSERLPIGDLDIIRTAPRQRFVDFYDAYYRPSRATFIAVGDFDVDAMEAKVRAAFGDWKPTAADGPEPDLGTVAPRQPQTSILVEPGIQSSIQINWIKAPDLSPDTAAERAADVRRGLGLAVLNRRLGEIARADNPPFIGAGAGYQSLFDSLDAGTLSVAFNPGGWQRALESVEQESRRLAEYGVSDAELQREIVNTRTALQNAVASAATRSTPALATGLLGAVNDDQVFSSPQTNLDLFNKAVEGLTVDQVNQATKAVFEGQGPLLLFSSPVPVEGGEAAVTAALEASRNTPVQARAAEAELKWPYDNFGAPAVPASRSEVADLGATLVRFPNGTLLNIKKTDFRADQILVSARTGLGELGLPADTLSPLSMASTVLAPGGLGKLSLDEMNRVLSGRTYSAAVNQAGDAYIFAGATKPADLQLELQVLAAYLTDPGLRGATFEQTKAMFPQILAQLGATPRGVFQRDASGLLASGDARETTPTAEQIAAIQIDDIRSGVRSALAQGPVEITVVGDVDVGAVIAAVGSTFGALPSRGAAPTPPAGSTVRKFPAPTATPVQLYHTGPAEQALGFVAWPTTDQVEDRKTARQLSILSDVLQLRLNDEIREKQGLAYSPSAGSTASDTYPGYGFISVTAETPPAALPKLFETVDAIAADLRDNPISEDELNRARRPAVERIRRSMADNGYWLTQLSQAQSDPATLDQTRNQIATLEAVTAADLQALARQYLKSDSAWRATVTAQSAAQ, encoded by the coding sequence ATGCGTTCTGCGCGTCATCTGCTGCTTGTCGCCGTCTCGGGACTGGCCCTGACCACCGGGGCTTTCGCCGCCCCTGCTCTCGCCCAGACCGCGCCGCCCGCTGCGGCCGCCGCCAGTCAGGTCGCGCCGTCAGCCCCCTGGGCCCAGGCCGCCAGCGACATTCCCGCCGATCCGGCCGTCCGTTACGGCCTGCTGCCCAACGGCATGCGCTACGCCCTGCTGCACAATGCGACGCCTCCGGGCCAGGCCTCATTCCGCCTGCGCATCGACGCCGGCTCGCTGATGGAGCGCGACGACCAGAAGGGTCTGGCACACTTCATGGAGCACATGGCCTTCAACGGCACCAAGGACGTGCCGGAAAACGAGATGCTGCGCATCCTCGAACGCCTGGGTCTGGCCTTCGGCGCCGACACCAACGCCTTCACAAGCTTCGACCAGACCGCCTATATGCTGGAGCTGCCCAACACCAAGGACGAGACGGTCGATCCCAGCCTGCACATCCTGCGCGAGATGATGTCTGCGGCCCTGATGGCGCCGGACGCCATCGATTCCGAGCGCGGCGTCATCGTCGGCGAGGAACGCACCCGCGACACGCCGCAACTGCGCGTGCTGAAGACCCAGCTCGGCCTTCTGGCCCCCGGCCAGCGTCTGTCGGAACGCCTTCCGATCGGCGACCTCGACATCATCCGCACTGCACCGCGCCAGCGCTTCGTCGACTTCTACGACGCCTACTATCGCCCCTCGCGCGCCACCTTCATCGCCGTGGGCGACTTCGACGTGGATGCGATGGAGGCCAAGGTCCGCGCGGCCTTCGGCGACTGGAAGCCGACTGCCGCCGATGGTCCGGAGCCCGACCTGGGAACCGTCGCCCCGCGTCAGCCGCAGACCAGCATCCTGGTCGAACCGGGAATCCAGTCCTCCATCCAGATCAACTGGATCAAGGCCCCGGACCTTAGCCCCGACACGGCCGCCGAACGCGCCGCCGACGTCCGTCGCGGCCTGGGTCTGGCCGTGCTGAACCGTCGTCTGGGCGAGATCGCCCGCGCGGACAACCCGCCCTTCATCGGCGCCGGCGCCGGTTATCAGTCGCTGTTCGACAGCCTGGACGCCGGCACCCTGTCGGTCGCCTTCAATCCGGGCGGCTGGCAGCGCGCGCTGGAAAGCGTCGAGCAGGAAAGCCGTCGCCTGGCCGAATACGGCGTCAGCGACGCCGAGCTTCAGCGCGAAATCGTCAACACCCGCACCGCGCTTCAGAACGCCGTCGCCTCGGCCGCGACCCGTTCGACCCCGGCTCTGGCGACCGGTCTCCTGGGCGCCGTCAATGACGACCAGGTCTTCAGCTCGCCCCAGACCAACCTCGATCTGTTCAACAAGGCCGTCGAAGGCCTGACCGTCGATCAGGTCAATCAGGCGACCAAGGCGGTGTTCGAGGGCCAGGGCCCGCTGCTGCTGTTCAGCTCCCCTGTCCCGGTCGAGGGCGGCGAGGCCGCCGTCACCGCTGCGCTGGAGGCCTCGCGCAATACGCCGGTTCAGGCCCGCGCCGCCGAGGCCGAGTTGAAATGGCCTTATGACAACTTCGGCGCCCCGGCGGTCCCCGCCTCCCGTTCCGAAGTCGCAGATCTGGGCGCGACCCTGGTCCGCTTCCCGAACGGCACCTTGCTGAACATCAAGAAGACCGACTTCCGCGCCGATCAGATTCTGGTCAGCGCCCGCACCGGTCTTGGCGAACTGGGCCTGCCTGCCGACACCCTGTCGCCGCTGTCAATGGCCAGCACCGTCCTGGCCCCCGGCGGTCTGGGCAAGCTCAGCCTGGACGAGATGAATCGCGTGCTCAGCGGACGCACCTATAGCGCCGCCGTCAATCAGGCCGGCGACGCCTATATCTTCGCCGGCGCCACCAAGCCCGCCGATCTCCAACTGGAGCTGCAGGTCCTGGCCGCCTATCTCACCGATCCGGGCCTGCGCGGCGCCACGTTCGAGCAGACCAAGGCCATGTTCCCGCAGATCCTGGCTCAGTTGGGCGCGACGCCGCGCGGCGTCTTCCAACGCGACGCCTCGGGCCTGCTGGCCAGCGGCGACGCGCGTGAGACGACCCCGACCGCGGAACAGATCGCTGCGATTCAGATCGACGACATCCGCTCGGGCGTTCGCTCGGCCCTGGCGCAGGGTCCGGTCGAGATCACCGTCGTCGGCGACGTCGACGTCGGCGCGGTCATCGCCGCCGTCGGCTCGACGTTCGGCGCCCTGCCCTCGCGCGGTGCGGCGCCGACGCCGCCCGCCGGCTCGACGGTGCGCAAGTTCCCGGCCCCGACCGCCACGCCGGTCCAGCTCTATCACACCGGACCCGCCGAACAGGCATTGGGCTTCGTCGCCTGGCCGACCACCGACCAGGTCGAAGATCGCAAGACCGCGCGTCAGCTTTCGATCCTGTCGGACGTTCTTCAGCTGCGCCTGAACGACGAAATCCGTGAGAAGCAGGGTCTGGCCTATTCGCCCAGCGCCGGCTCGACCGCCTCGGACACCTATCCGGGCTACGGCTTCATCTCGGTGACCGCGGAAACCCCGCCAGCCGCCCTGCCCAAGCTGTTCGAGACGGTGGACGCCATCGCCGCCGACCTGCGTGACAACCCGATCAGCGAGGACGAACTGAACCGCGCCCGTCGCCCGGCGGTCGAGCGCATCCGTCGCAGCATGGCCGACAACGGCTATTGGCTGACCCAACTGTCGCAGGCCCAGAGCGATCCGGCGACGCTGGACCAGACCCGCAACCAGATCGCCACCCTGGAAGCCGTCACCGCCGCCGACCTTCAGGCCCTGGCTCGCCAGTATCTGAAGTCCGACAGCGCCTGGCGCGCCACCGTCACCGCTCAATCGGCGGCCCAGTAG